A window of Thermoproteus sp. genomic DNA:
CGGAGGCCTTTTGGCTAAGTATTTCCTGTACTTACCGATTTTGCCCTCCTCGGAGACCTCTACGACGTGCCATGTGGACGGCGTGACGCCGGTATCTATCATATATCTCATGTAGAACCTTATATCGGCCTCGTACACCTCGGTCCCTTTCAGCGACAACGCGGCCTCTCGAAGCCTCCTCACGTCTTCAGGGATTTTCGCGGTAACTCTAAATAAGGCTATGGGCCTCCCGAAATACTTCCTCTCCACAGCCTCTATCGACTCCACCGGCGCGGCCTTAATTAACACTTGTTTTAGGTTGGGCGAATCCGTACGTACGTAGAAATAGGGCTTGAAGCTCCTATCGATAACAACTACGCGCTCTCCCCCATCTGTTATTCCGAACATTCTGATCTCGGGGGTCCCTCCAACGACCGAATACGTTATGTCAAGCAGCCAGAACTTCAGCTCCACATATTTAATACTGCATCTTTTTATCTATGCGGCCCCTCTTTAAATGCCTAGAGGACTTTGCCAAGATGTACGCCCCCGGATCTCTGGCTCGAAGCATTTTAGAGTGGCAGATAAAGGAGATCGAACGTAAGGACGTCAGAGGGGAAAATCCTTAAATATCCGGGGCAAGGCGGACGTTATGTCCAGCGATATGTCAAAATGCCTAGCGACTCTAGGCGCGACACTTCAAGACTCCATAGGGAAGAGAGTACTCGTCAAGTTGAGAGATGGGTATGAGATAAGGGGCATCTTGAAGTCCTTCGATCAACATGTGAACTTGCTCCTAGAAGACGCGGAGGAGGTGATAGACAACAACATCTTAAAGAGGGGCACGATGGTCGTTAGAGGCGAAAACGTCCTCTTCGTGTCTCCAACATGAAGGGCACGCCCTCGATGGGGAAACACAGCAGGGGGAAGAGCCATATACGTTGTCCTAGATGCGGCCGGCACTCCTATAATGTCGCCAAGGGGTATTGTGCCAGTTGCGGCTGGGGCCGCTCCAAGCGCCTAAGGAGATATAATTGGGCTAAAAGCTAGAGGGCCCTTATCCTCTCGCCTACCTTAGGGATTATCGTAGTGATCTTATAGCGTATCTCTATCGAAGTAGCTAAGCTGACTATTTTAGAGGGCTCGCCATGTATTAAAACGACCTTACGGGGCCTCGGCTCTAAAGTCTCGACATACTTCATGAGCTCCCTCCTATCGCTATGGCCCGAAAATCCAGGTATCGAGACTACGCCCATCCTCATGGACACCTTAGTCTCCCCCATGGAGATACTCCTCACTACGAAGTCCCGCTCGCCGTTGAGTATGCGCCTGCCCAAAGTGTTCTCTGCTTGGTACGAGACGAAGACCAGCTTGTTGGCGGGGTCTGGAGCCAAGTGGACGAAATAGTCCAATATGGGCCCTCCATTTAACATGCCGTGCGGGGCGATTATTACGCCCGGCCCCTCGTCTTGAGTTATACGGGCTATTTGATTTATTCTGTCTTCAATCCTCTTTGCCCTTTCGATTACCTCGATACTTCCCGACGAAGTGAAGGGATTGACGCCGCTATATATCTCGTCGGCAACCTCTTTATTTAAGAAATGCGGATACATCAAATATGCATTTAATGTCTCTACAATCATACCATCTACATATATAGGTATCTTTTTTAAATTTCCTTTATTTATTTCTCTATTAAGTATATATAGAATTTCTTGAGCTCTGCCAGTGCTAAAAGCTGGAATCAACACCTTGCCTTTATTCTCTACGGTCTCAAGGATGGTC
This region includes:
- a CDS encoding LSm family protein, which produces MSSDMSKCLATLGATLQDSIGKRVLVKLRDGYEIRGILKSFDQHVNLLLEDAEEVIDNNILKRGTMVVRGENVLFVSPT
- a CDS encoding 50S ribosomal protein L37e; the encoded protein is MGKHSRGKSHIRCPRCGRHSYNVAKGYCASCGWGRSKRLRRYNWAKS